One genomic window of Macrobrachium rosenbergii isolate ZJJX-2024 chromosome 51, ASM4041242v1, whole genome shotgun sequence includes the following:
- the LOC136832956 gene encoding uncharacterized protein translates to MCSFVRDERSNTEFLVDTGACKSFVPASQHERLYPAPPTNLHVPTASGAPLTMYRKRNLIVSFNGKDYSWTFITADMTPALLGAGFLKAHNLLVDVASKQLIPKTAPLSSPQQLCKQPTITSSPQQQRRQTGCIAAATPPPEICRLLQDYQEAFKDGLQHDLTKPAKHSIQHHTETEVPPVHACFRRSAPEKLAYAKQVFREMENAGICQKAPSPWASPLHMVAKPNGTWRLCGD, encoded by the coding sequence ATGTGTTCCTTTGTCAGGGATGAAAGGTCGAACACAGAATTCCTCGTGGACACTggggcatgcaaatcatttgtgccagccagccAACATGAACGACTCTACCCTGCCCCACCCACTAACCTCCACGTACCCACTGCCAGTGGAGCGCCACTCACGATGTACAGGAAGCGAAATTTGATTGTGTCATTCaatgggaaagactacagttggaccttcatcacAGCAGACATGACACCAGCACTTTTAGGAGCAGGCTTCCTAAAAGCACACAACCTGCTAGTGGacgtagcatcaaaacaactgatcccAAAAACAGCTCCATTATCATCTCCTCAACAGCTGTGCAAGCAACCCACCATCACTTCATCACCACAACAGCAGAGACGACAAACAGGCTGTATCGCAGCAGCTACCCCACCGCCAGAGATATGCCGGCTTCTACAAGACTACCAAGAGGCTTTCAAAGATGGTCTGCAGcatgacttaaccaaaccagcaaaacacagcaTCCAGCACCATACAGAAACAGAAGTCCCCCCAGTCCACGCATGCTTCAGACGGTCAGCCCCAGAGAAACTAGCCTATGCTAAAcaagtgttcagggaaatggagaatgcaggaatatgccaaaaagccccaagcccatgggcatcccccctccacatggtggcGAAACCAAATGGAACATGGCGCCTGTGCGGAGACTAA